The following are encoded together in the Candidatus Omnitrophota bacterium genome:
- a CDS encoding glycosyltransferase family 39 protein → MNQKGKTKIILILIGIFLIALLPRLIIAFYSRQIPVNDASGYDTYALNLLAGKGFVNPEGELTSWREPLYPYFLSCIYYFFGHSYLAVRLIHAVLGAFTCIIIFLIAHRSLGLRIAIVSALIGCFNPTFIKLTEHLLTENLFTFLFALSALFLLRQISQKRDHKNLICAGVLLGLTTLTRSVTLLFPLFVLLFLGKRIALREDDFKKYSLSVLIFIFSFFLTIAPWTVRNWRVHHKFVPVVSRTGLGLYSSFVPRDGKTFGFNADDEITKKAESLSTEVERSNFLAKQALKHIKDNPSQLFKLEILKILFFWAPFDWSILAGGVYNFAYGFILPFFILGIFASFKRFEELALIYLPIIYIQFFVLITFGIPRFRLPIEPFIIIIASIGIDKFLRRFSKKIFPYLLMLSFFLVNLLIYFNSYQVKLFLKSILEGLKIW, encoded by the coding sequence ATGAATCAAAAAGGCAAAACCAAAATAATTCTAATACTCATAGGCATTTTTCTCATTGCCTTATTGCCGAGGCTTATAATAGCGTTTTACTCTAGGCAGATTCCAGTTAATGATGCCTCTGGTTATGATACCTACGCGCTGAATTTACTTGCCGGCAAGGGATTTGTTAATCCAGAGGGTGAATTGACTTCTTGGCGAGAGCCTCTATATCCTTATTTTTTATCTTGTATTTATTATTTTTTTGGGCATAGTTATTTGGCTGTAAGACTTATTCATGCAGTCCTAGGGGCGTTTACCTGTATTATTATTTTTTTAATCGCCCATAGAAGTCTTGGGTTAAGAATAGCAATTGTAAGTGCATTGATTGGCTGTTTTAACCCCACATTTATTAAATTAACTGAACATCTGTTAACAGAAAATCTTTTTACTTTTCTGTTTGCCTTGAGCGCATTGTTTTTATTAAGGCAGATAAGCCAGAAAAGGGATCATAAGAATTTAATTTGTGCTGGCGTTTTATTAGGATTAACGACCCTTACGCGTTCAGTTACATTGTTATTTCCATTATTTGTTTTATTGTTTTTAGGCAAGAGGATAGCTTTAAGAGAGGATGATTTCAAAAAATATTCATTAAGCGTCCTTATTTTTATTTTTTCATTTTTTCTCACTATAGCACCTTGGACTGTAAGAAACTGGAGGGTTCATCATAAATTCGTACCTGTTGTCAGCAGAACTGGATTAGGTTTATATAGTTCGTTTGTTCCTCGCGATGGTAAGACTTTTGGCTTTAATGCTGATGATGAAATTACCAAAAAAGCAGAATCTCTTAGTACGGAGGTCGAGCGGAGTAATTTTTTGGCTAAGCAGGCTTTAAAACATATTAAAGATAATCCAAGTCAACTATTTAAATTAGAAATATTAAAAATACTATTTTTTTGGGCTCCTTTTGATTGGTCCATCCTTGCTGGTGGGGTATATAATTTCGCCTATGGCTTTATCTTGCCTTTCTTTATTCTGGGTATATTTGCTAGTTTTAAGAGATTCGAGGAGCTAGCACTTATTTATTTACCCATTATTTATATTCAATTTTTTGTTCTAATAACTTTTGGTATACCTAGATTTCGTCTGCCAATAGAGCCTTTTATTATAATAATTGCATCAATCGGAATTGATAAATTCTTGCGCCGTTTTTCTAAAAAAATATTTCCATATTTGTTAATGCTGAGTTTTTTTCTAGTGAATTTGCTCATTTATTTTAACTCATATCAAGTAAAGCTGTTCCTGAAGTCGATTTTGGAAGGGCTTAAAATCTGGTAA
- a CDS encoding glycosyltransferase family 39 protein, producing MNQSMALNRNYILLMITGGLILGLLLTFSPGSLFCLLVVLLIILALYLFASKEERPFLINIFVLGILIRVFLLLSITFLYSFIGKWIYFSGNMKAIAFIGDSAFYTVRGWWLTQFYSGQPLSRLIAHAAFNEYGFSGHLHIIALFYYLFGFSPVSFTLTNCIFSVSTGIIFYFLTKEVSGIKEAKIVCLLITFFPSLIIWSVSNLKDSMFIFLTAVILWSFLRLIQFKKIRYLILFLFSIFLQFSIRKIFLIPTFLAAMFSYLFIKKRYKYIFFAILIIMLISPMFNIQDKFKIHFVSHNRGVISTRGVTYRVFDDYVYDRKFSNYTSISNFNIAKAFLKNGFHFFLEPFPWRVSLRLSIFALPQMMIWYFLLPFSVIGMILQLRYNREKSLVLIAYFLITGSLLVMAGGNIGTDFRFRDILTPIVILFAIIGICNTFCPRQNSEHE from the coding sequence ATGAATCAATCAATGGCATTGAATAGAAATTATATATTATTGATGATAACCGGAGGCCTAATCCTAGGTTTATTGCTGACCTTTTCTCCGGGTTCTCTGTTTTGTTTATTAGTAGTTTTATTAATAATATTAGCATTATATTTGTTTGCCTCAAAAGAAGAGAGACCTTTTTTGATAAATATTTTTGTTTTAGGGATCCTTATACGAGTTTTTCTATTATTATCAATAACTTTTCTTTATTCATTTATTGGAAAATGGATTTATTTTTCCGGAAATATGAAGGCAATTGCTTTCATTGGGGACAGCGCATTTTATACTGTTCGTGGCTGGTGGTTAACTCAATTTTATTCTGGCCAGCCTCTTTCTCGCTTAATAGCTCATGCAGCATTCAATGAGTATGGATTTAGTGGTCACCTTCATATAATTGCATTATTCTACTATTTATTTGGATTTAGCCCGGTAAGTTTTACTTTAACTAATTGTATCTTTAGTGTATCAACCGGGATTATTTTCTATTTTCTAACTAAAGAAGTTTCTGGCATAAAAGAAGCAAAGATTGTCTGCTTATTAATAACTTTTTTTCCTAGTCTGATTATTTGGTCTGTATCTAATTTAAAAGACTCAATGTTTATATTTCTTACAGCTGTAATTCTTTGGTCATTTTTAAGGCTAATACAATTTAAAAAGATTAGATATTTAATCTTATTTTTATTTTCTATTTTTTTGCAGTTTTCTATCCGCAAAATTTTCCTGATTCCAACATTTTTAGCTGCTATGTTTTCCTATCTGTTTATTAAAAAAAGATACAAATATATCTTTTTTGCTATATTAATTATAATGTTGATCTCCCCTATGTTTAATATCCAAGATAAATTTAAGATTCATTTTGTTTCCCATAATAGGGGCGTTATTAGCACTAGAGGGGTTACCTATCGAGTCTTTGATGATTATGTGTATGATCGGAAATTTTCAAATTATACTTCGATTAGCAATTTCAATATTGCTAAGGCGTTTTTAAAAAACGGATTTCATTTTTTCCTAGAGCCCTTTCCTTGGAGGGTATCGTTACGCTTAAGTATCTTTGCTTTGCCTCAGATGATGATTTGGTATTTTCTCTTACCTTTTTCTGTTATCGGGATGATTTTACAATTGAGATACAATCGGGAGAAGAGCCTGGTTTTAATAGCCTATTTTTTAATTACTGGGAGCCTACTAGTGATGGCCGGAGGCAATATAGGGACGGATTTTAGGTTCAGAGATATATTGACGCCAATAGTTATTTTATTCGCAATAATAGGAATTTGTAATACATTTTGCCCAAGACAAAATTCCGAACACGAGTGA
- a CDS encoding glycosyltransferase family 39 protein: protein MKKTNLIISCIYIALFLVGTRALLHGFPDIERFFGEWADERMTLTYIMKFGTLNFAPTQIVHPPLYHYLTFIPIGIFFVIGKLLGLFSDRIDFIRFYFNNTHYFFLIGRAMSYIFYWLSALFIFKICRLFYEKNISHITTFAFLLIPRFIADFSTTRPETLLFLNSSIFLYLLLRYYLDDRNEKFLYLSALFLGVSTATKYNALFLGFVFVPLLIEQWRKQRPDIRGLITKTFKIGLFTFLGFFICNPFFIIKFTTYFYNLYIFDTVWINYVYKGYSPSLFIITRIKDLISTLYLNLFGFIVLILGFWNLVRKDKRMAFSFLAIFLLFEIYFSLLHKSCSPTYYLNPLIAMAALIFASGVDFLLNKRRQFVLILIMFFVISFFNYYVHLRDLSARPTYLQEARAFIEKNISEFSNICIASDNNLPQLNMTRASYNHLIQTFPGVVSKDKDIDISFRPMDSDENYDSIFRELRIQSLMKKPQYNLIRWDKKISSEEEAVLFLRKHNIKYIMANGEVSVGSKKLKDLKIVTLVREYSPNNTRVYEDNNFYLYKVNPLD, encoded by the coding sequence ATGAAGAAAACTAATTTGATAATTAGTTGCATATACATAGCATTGTTTTTAGTGGGCACAAGAGCATTGCTTCATGGATTTCCGGATATAGAGAGATTTTTTGGAGAATGGGCAGACGAAAGGATGACGCTCACCTATATTATGAAATTCGGTACTTTAAATTTTGCACCTACTCAAATTGTGCACCCGCCTTTATATCATTATCTAACCTTTATTCCAATAGGAATATTTTTTGTTATCGGTAAATTACTAGGCCTTTTTTCGGATAGGATAGATTTTATTCGTTTTTATTTTAATAATACTCATTATTTTTTCCTTATAGGAAGGGCGATGAGTTATATTTTTTATTGGCTTAGCGCTTTGTTTATTTTTAAAATCTGCAGGTTATTCTACGAAAAGAATATCTCCCATATAACAACATTTGCCTTTTTATTAATACCAAGATTCATTGCTGATTTTTCCACAACAAGACCGGAGACGCTCCTTTTCTTAAACTCAAGTATCTTTTTATATCTTTTATTAAGGTACTATCTGGATGATAGGAATGAGAAATTCCTTTATCTTTCGGCCTTGTTCTTGGGGGTATCCACAGCCACTAAATACAATGCTTTATTTTTAGGATTCGTTTTTGTACCTTTGCTAATTGAGCAATGGCGTAAACAAAGGCCTGATATTAGAGGCTTAATAACTAAGACCTTTAAAATAGGTCTTTTTACATTCTTGGGTTTTTTCATTTGTAATCCATTTTTCATTATAAAATTTACTACATATTTTTATAATTTGTATATATTTGATACTGTGTGGATTAATTATGTCTATAAGGGATATTCTCCAAGTTTATTTATCATTACACGCATAAAGGATTTAATTTCTACTTTATATCTGAATCTTTTTGGCTTTATTGTATTAATTCTCGGGTTTTGGAATTTAGTCAGGAAGGATAAAAGAATGGCTTTTTCTTTTCTGGCAATTTTTTTGCTATTTGAAATCTATTTTAGTCTACTTCATAAATCTTGCTCTCCGACATATTACCTAAATCCATTAATCGCGATGGCAGCATTGATTTTTGCCTCAGGTGTAGATTTTCTACTTAATAAAAGGAGGCAATTTGTATTAATTTTAATCATGTTTTTTGTTATTTCGTTCTTTAATTACTATGTTCATTTGAGAGATCTTTCTGCGAGGCCTACGTATTTGCAGGAAGCAAGAGCTTTTATTGAAAAAAACATCTCCGAGTTTAGCAATATCTGCATTGCCTCTGATAACAATCTGCCTCAGCTAAACATGACTAGAGCAAGTTATAATCATTTGATCCAGACCTTTCCAGGCGTAGTAAGCAAGGATAAGGATATTGATATCTCCTTTAGGCCTATGGACAGTGATGAGAATTATGACAGTATTTTTAGAGAGCTTCGAATACAAAGCCTTATGAAAAAACCCCAATATAACCTTATTAGATGGGACAAGAAGATTAGCAGTGAGGAGGAGGCAGTCCTTTTTTTGCGCAAACATAATATTAAATACATTATGGCAAATGGTGAGGTCTCTGTGGGCAGCAAAAAGTTGAAGGATTTAAAAATCGTAACCTTGGTAAGAGAATATAGTCCTAACAATACTAGAGTCTACGAAGACAACAACTTTTATTTATATAAAGTTAACCCATTAGATTAG
- a CDS encoding class I SAM-dependent methyltransferase, protein MTCPICNCIDSRPLFKKRELKLLRCRKCGLVYIDNLLDKFNLDKYSYYKERINLSKLQLYNPLTERRYIGLLNRIQGYRKNNEILEIGCGEGHFLSVAKNMDWQVMGLEKAPYAAEICKKFKINVICSDLLDTDIKNDYYDAVVMFEVLEHLTQPQEYLRKINAILRKGGVLVITTPNFNSITRRLLNQRWRLINEEHLLYFTPNTLKSTLGNCNFRLLGFEAKHITLPELFGLSRGNTDNIYRQNQKIRKAIENNKFLSFSKKTINKFLSLTKLGESIECICQKI, encoded by the coding sequence ATGACTTGTCCTATTTGCAATTGCATAGACTCAAGACCATTATTTAAAAAAAGAGAGCTGAAGTTGCTCAGATGCAGAAAATGCGGTTTAGTCTATATAGATAACTTATTAGATAAATTTAATTTAGACAAGTATAGTTATTATAAAGAGAGAATTAACCTTTCTAAGCTGCAACTTTATAATCCTCTTACAGAAAGACGCTATATTGGCTTATTGAATAGAATTCAAGGCTATAGGAAAAATAATGAGATTTTGGAAATTGGCTGCGGCGAAGGCCATTTTTTATCTGTGGCAAAAAATATGGATTGGCAGGTTATGGGCCTTGAAAAGGCCCCCTATGCTGCTGAAATCTGTAAAAAATTTAAAATAAACGTTATTTGTTCTGATTTATTAGATACGGATATTAAGAATGACTACTATGATGCGGTAGTGATGTTTGAGGTCCTAGAGCATTTAACACAGCCTCAAGAATACCTACGCAAAATTAATGCTATATTAAGAAAAGGCGGCGTTTTAGTAATAACAACCCCTAATTTTAATTCAATTACCAGGCGCTTATTAAATCAAAGATGGAGGTTAATAAACGAAGAACATTTGCTTTATTTTACACCTAATACACTAAAATCCACTCTTGGTAATTGTAATTTTAGACTATTAGGATTTGAGGCTAAGCATATTACGCTGCCTGAATTATTTGGATTATCTAGGGGTAATACGGACAATATCTATCGACAGAATCAGAAAATCAGAAAAGCGATTGAGAATAATAAATTTTTGTCTTTTTCAAAAAAGACCATTAATAAGTTTTTAAGTTTGACAAAGTTAGGAGAGTCTATTGAGTGTATTTGCCAGAAAATTTAA
- a CDS encoding B12-binding domain-containing radical SAM protein, producing MTNNIVLLNVKSDQVVYPLGLLYVGSALKRAGFDVKIYNILPEKIDENIDKIIELNPLFVGLSVFTGIHTAVAVKTSERLKQENPSLTIVWGGIHPSLIPGQCLLDAFVDIVVMGEGEETVVDLAQHLKNGSDLGDVKGIGFKSKDEIVINQPRPLIKNLDDFRIDWSLIDLRQCIDTVYTDTRYMGYMSSRGCPFNCGFCYNRAFNKRKWRSHSFEHVAGEIMDLKQRSGINGIVFFDDNFMVDVPRAIKILRFLKENGIKCVRLEMRLDILNEEILNTIYELGVRMVFVGWESGSNRMLKLIDKRITREEIIDKFRLFSRYPKIGVSASSIIGFPTETWQEICQTIDLGLEIAKSIPFNIITFQTFLPYPGTDMYQLAIKQGHKPPKHSCEWGGYNTFYGDMKLEWLPWANKETARIFYRIDKYGKLLNHAPSTTLLRTLGKKICYYLSRFRLHNRFFFLPFEIFLLHRFNRYYMDSKGRRKKR from the coding sequence ATGACTAATAATATAGTTTTATTAAATGTTAAGAGTGATCAGGTTGTTTATCCTTTAGGACTTCTTTACGTTGGTAGCGCTCTTAAAAGGGCTGGTTTTGATGTCAAGATATACAATATTCTGCCTGAAAAAATAGATGAAAATATCGATAAGATAATAGAGTTAAATCCTTTGTTTGTTGGATTGTCGGTCTTTACTGGTATACACACTGCAGTAGCTGTAAAGACATCAGAAAGATTAAAACAGGAGAATCCTTCGCTTACTATTGTGTGGGGTGGTATACATCCATCACTTATACCAGGCCAATGTCTACTGGATGCCTTTGTTGATATAGTAGTTATGGGGGAAGGCGAGGAGACAGTTGTAGATTTAGCACAGCATTTAAAAAATGGGTCAGATTTAGGCGATGTTAAAGGTATCGGCTTTAAAAGTAAGGACGAGATTGTAATAAATCAGCCCCGGCCGTTAATAAAGAATCTTGATGATTTTAGAATAGATTGGTCTTTGATTGACTTAAGGCAATGCATTGATACAGTTTATACTGATACGCGCTATATGGGATATATGAGCTCTCGAGGATGTCCTTTTAACTGCGGCTTCTGCTATAATCGCGCCTTCAATAAAAGAAAATGGCGATCTCATTCATTTGAGCATGTGGCAGGGGAGATAATGGATTTGAAGCAGAGAAGCGGCATAAATGGTATAGTTTTTTTTGATGATAATTTTATGGTGGATGTGCCACGCGCAATTAAGATATTAAGATTTTTGAAAGAAAACGGGATAAAATGCGTGCGTCTTGAGATGAGATTAGATATTTTAAACGAAGAGATTTTAAATACCATATATGAGTTAGGGGTGAGGATGGTATTTGTGGGCTGGGAGTCGGGAAGTAACCGCATGTTGAAATTGATTGATAAGCGAATAACACGCGAGGAAATTATAGACAAATTTAGATTGTTTTCACGTTATCCAAAAATAGGAGTAAGCGCTTCTTCAATAATTGGCTTCCCGACTGAGACATGGCAAGAGATCTGTCAAACCATTGATTTAGGATTAGAAATAGCAAAGTCAATCCCTTTTAACATCATAACTTTTCAGACCTTTCTTCCTTATCCGGGGACTGATATGTATCAATTGGCAATAAAGCAAGGGCATAAGCCGCCTAAACATTCTTGTGAATGGGGAGGCTATAATACATTTTATGGTGATATGAAACTGGAATGGCTTCCTTGGGCCAATAAAGAAACGGCGCGTATATTTTACCGCATAGATAAATACGGAAAACTCCTAAATCATGCTCCCAGTACAACATTATTAAGAACACTCGGTAAGAAAATATGCTATTACTTGTCTAGATTCAGGCTACATAATAGATTTTTCTTTTTGCCTTTCGAGATCTTTTTGCTGCATAGATTTAATAGATATTATATGGATTCAAAAGGAAGGCGTAAAAAACGTTAG
- a CDS encoding glycosyltransferase family 4 protein, whose translation MKFKILFLVPNPIGTIPGQRFRFEQYLAYLSQKGIDYRICNFVSLNFHKILYKEGNFLKKCLYSLSGFFFRIFNIIQSLGYDLIFIYREVTPLGPPIFEKILYYFRRRIIYDFDDAIYLPSSSNVNRLIKFLKFPRKTRTIIKLSSLVLVGNRNLQSYSLQFNREVAILPTVIDTEAYKLIKKQKKEKICVGWSGSLTTIVHLSLMKEVLKKLYAKFGIIIKVIGSKDFKIEGINIQAQDWRLDSEIEDLSQIDIGLMPLPDDEWGRGKCGLKALQYMALGIPPVCSPVGVNSEIIEDGVNGFLCNDEHEWIERISLLIEDSKLRLNMGLAARRVVEERYSVKNNAPKFLKILEGVYGKRNN comes from the coding sequence ATGAAGTTTAAAATTCTTTTTTTGGTTCCGAATCCAATTGGTACTATTCCTGGTCAACGATTTAGATTCGAGCAATATTTGGCCTATCTTTCTCAAAAGGGAATAGATTATAGAATCTGTAATTTTGTTTCTTTGAATTTCCATAAGATTCTCTATAAAGAGGGAAATTTTTTAAAGAAATGTTTATATTCACTTAGCGGGTTCTTTTTTAGAATTTTTAATATAATTCAATCGCTAGGCTATGATCTAATATTTATTTATCGCGAGGTAACGCCTTTAGGGCCTCCCATCTTTGAAAAAATTCTTTATTATTTTAGAAGACGAATTATTTATGATTTCGATGATGCAATATATTTACCTTCAAGCAGCAATGTCAACAGACTTATTAAATTTTTGAAATTTCCTCGAAAGACTAGAACTATAATCAAATTAAGTAGTTTAGTTTTGGTCGGGAATAGAAATTTGCAAAGTTACTCTTTACAATTCAATAGAGAGGTAGCAATATTGCCCACCGTAATTGATACTGAGGCATATAAGCTCATAAAAAAGCAAAAAAAGGAAAAAATTTGTGTGGGTTGGAGCGGGAGCCTTACTACGATTGTACATTTAAGCTTAATGAAAGAAGTTTTAAAAAAACTGTATGCAAAATTTGGAATTATTATAAAGGTAATTGGTTCAAAGGATTTCAAGATTGAGGGCATAAACATTCAGGCTCAAGATTGGAGACTAGATTCTGAAATAGAGGATTTAAGCCAGATAGATATTGGTCTCATGCCTTTGCCTGATGATGAATGGGGTAGAGGTAAATGCGGCCTGAAGGCCTTACAATATATGGCTCTAGGAATTCCGCCAGTCTGTTCTCCCGTTGGCGTCAATTCTGAGATTATTGAAGATGGCGTTAATGGATTTCTTTGTAACGATGAACATGAATGGATAGAAAGAATTTCTCTACTAATTGAAGATTCCAAGCTTCGCCTTAATATGGGATTAGCGGCTAGAAGAGTCGTCGAAGAAAGGTATTCAGTGAAAAATAATGCCCCTAAATTTTTAAAGATTCTTGAAGGAGTCTACGGGAAAAGAAATAACTAA
- a CDS encoding B12-binding domain-containing radical SAM protein yields MADVLLINPPYSDIYGKINVKRMGFSLPSLGLAYIGSFLKSHDKDVELIDATFIEGGLEGLFKKIKEEAPRIVGFTVVTANMSVVARMAEEIKKISPQTLIVVGGFHPSALPAETVNNYKAIDIAVIGEGEFTMLDLCEFDDLTGIKGICYRNESDEIKINEPRPLMEDLDSLPFPLFEHLLVYKYGYLSLGNALPVLSGRGCPYNCSFCASNVINQRRCRLRNSSKFVEELECLIARYKINRFVFCDESFTFDKKRTIEICEEIINKNLNIRWSCMMRVDNASPELLKIMKEAGCQMIEIGIESADDLVLEKSNKKIELQQVIQTVNLANKMKLEINAFFILGLPFETPESIERTIDFSKRLKVDYAQFSMFVPLPGSAAWNLTKGGNGLRCTARDWDDFARYKKPIVESDMLSSETLYSLYNRAIRSFYLRPYTLWKTLRKINSLERMKNFWNAGLTMLDILKSR; encoded by the coding sequence TTGGCAGACGTATTATTAATAAATCCACCTTATTCAGATATTTATGGCAAGATCAATGTAAAGCGGATGGGATTTTCCTTACCATCTCTGGGGCTTGCTTACATCGGGAGTTTCTTGAAGTCTCATGATAAGGACGTTGAGCTCATAGATGCTACTTTTATCGAAGGTGGGCTTGAGGGTTTATTTAAAAAGATCAAAGAGGAGGCCCCCAGGATAGTTGGCTTTACTGTTGTGACTGCAAACATGTCAGTTGTGGCCAGGATGGCAGAGGAGATAAAGAAGATCAGCCCGCAGACCTTGATAGTAGTGGGTGGATTTCATCCTTCAGCATTGCCAGCAGAAACTGTTAATAATTATAAGGCTATAGATATAGCTGTGATTGGCGAAGGTGAATTCACGATGCTGGATTTATGTGAATTTGATGATTTAACAGGCATAAAGGGCATATGCTATAGGAATGAGAGCGATGAGATTAAGATAAATGAACCTAGACCATTAATGGAGGATTTGGATTCCTTGCCATTTCCTCTTTTTGAACATCTTTTGGTATATAAATACGGATATCTTTCATTAGGTAATGCACTTCCTGTATTAAGCGGACGCGGCTGTCCTTATAATTGTTCTTTTTGTGCCTCGAATGTTATAAATCAGAGGCGGTGTCGGCTTAGGAATTCATCAAAGTTTGTAGAAGAATTAGAATGTTTAATTGCGCGCTATAAAATAAACAGATTTGTATTTTGTGACGAATCCTTTACTTTTGATAAGAAGCGGACTATTGAAATTTGTGAAGAGATCATTAATAAAAATCTAAATATCCGTTGGTCATGTATGATGCGCGTTGATAATGCAAGCCCTGAGCTGTTAAAAATAATGAAAGAAGCAGGTTGTCAAATGATAGAGATTGGGATTGAGTCTGCTGATGATCTTGTTTTGGAAAAGAGTAATAAAAAAATAGAGCTCCAGCAGGTAATACAGACCGTCAATTTGGCAAATAAAATGAAATTAGAAATTAATGCTTTTTTTATCTTAGGTTTACCTTTTGAAACACCTGAGTCAATAGAGAGGACAATAGATTTTTCAAAGAGACTAAAAGTAGATTATGCCCAATTTTCGATGTTTGTTCCTTTGCCTGGTTCTGCGGCATGGAATTTGACAAAAGGAGGAAATGGTTTGCGCTGTACTGCTAGAGATTGGGATGATTTTGCCAGATATAAAAAACCAATTGTGGAGTCGGATATGCTTTCAAGCGAGACGCTATATTCATTATACAATAGGGCAATAAGAAGCTTTTATTTACGGCCGTACACCTTATGGAAGACATTAAGGAAGATCAATTCTTTAGAGCGGATGAAGAATTTTTGGAATGCAGGATTAACTATGTTGGATATTCTCAAAAGCCGTTAA
- a CDS encoding glycosyltransferase family 4 protein, protein MKMPGQIKSKEALYISYDGLLDPLGKSQIIPYLKALVKKDIKFLVLSFEKHSNLLDKPNVARLKNELDSARLMWKGLRYHKSPPVLATFFDISKGILSSLWFVKRYRIKIIHARSYVASFIAIILKKICRVKFIFDMRGFWADERVEAGIWKKGGLLYKAAKYFEKAFLKNADVIVSLTHAAKDEIKSFSYLKNNEIDVSYIPTCVDLRRFRQKQTSDLEIIKKIKGRFILVYSGSISTWYMPNEMIDFFSVVKKYISEAYLLVLTKEKELFSKIARNKGLKDSSFSVLSLSYESVPDYLSLGQVGLAFYKSGYSRKGCSPTKVGEYLACGLPVIINTGIGDSDGILEPGRVGIIIKDFSNREYERVQQQLRQLIKDSDIKARCRKVAEKYFALDLGLEEYQKIYYKLLKNSRSYPEVAV, encoded by the coding sequence ATGAAAATGCCAGGGCAAATTAAGAGTAAAGAGGCTTTGTATATTTCCTACGATGGACTTTTGGACCCACTTGGTAAATCACAGATTATTCCTTACTTAAAGGCCCTGGTAAAGAAGGACATTAAATTCTTAGTGCTTAGTTTTGAGAAGCACAGTAATTTACTAGATAAGCCGAATGTAGCTAGGCTCAAAAATGAATTAGATTCCGCTAGGCTGATGTGGAAGGGATTGCGTTACCATAAAAGTCCTCCAGTGCTTGCAACATTTTTCGATATTTCCAAAGGTATATTAAGTTCACTTTGGTTTGTCAAAAGATATAGAATTAAAATAATCCATGCAAGAAGTTACGTAGCAAGTTTTATAGCTATAATTTTAAAAAAGATATGCAGAGTAAAATTTATTTTTGATATGAGGGGATTCTGGGCAGATGAAAGGGTTGAGGCCGGTATTTGGAAGAAAGGCGGCCTCCTTTATAAGGCAGCAAAGTATTTTGAAAAAGCCTTCTTAAAAAATGCAGATGTAATCGTATCACTTACTCATGCGGCTAAAGATGAGATTAAGAGTTTTAGCTATTTGAAAAATAATGAGATAGATGTAAGTTACATACCTACTTGTGTAGATCTTAGGAGATTCAGACAGAAACAGACATCAGATTTAGAAATAATTAAGAAGATAAAAGGGAGATTCATCCTGGTCTATAGTGGGTCAATAAGCACCTGGTATATGCCTAATGAGATGATAGATTTCTTTAGCGTTGTAAAGAAATATATATCAGAGGCATATCTTTTGGTCTTGACAAAAGAAAAGGAATTATTTAGTAAGATTGCTAGGAATAAAGGGCTTAAAGATAGCTCATTTTCAGTATTAAGTCTAAGCTATGAATCAGTCCCCGATTATTTATCTTTAGGCCAGGTCGGATTAGCCTTTTATAAGTCGGGTTATTCAAGAAAAGGCTGTTCTCCTACTAAAGTTGGCGAGTATCTTGCCTGTGGATTGCCGGTTATTATTAATACAGGGATTGGAGACTCCGATGGCATTTTAGAGCCAGGGCGAGTAGGGATTATTATTAAGGATTTTTCTAACAGAGAATATGAAAGAGTGCAGCAACAATTAAGACAGCTAATAAAGGATAGCGACATAAAGGCTAGATGTCGCAAAGTAGCAGAAAAATATTTTGCTCTAGATTTGGGACTAGAAGAATACCAGAAGATTTATTATAAACTTTTAAAAAATAGTAGATCGTATCCAGAAGTGGCAGTTTAG